TGCCGAAGTTCGCGAAGGTCATGTTGTCGCTGCCCGCGCTGCCCAGCCGGTCGAGCTTGAGCGGCCAGCGGACAGTGCGCTCGTTGACCGCGATCAGCATTTTCCTGAATTCCGGCGTCACGGTGTCGGTGTCCAGGGCGTATTCCGCCCGGTCCGCCTCGTTGGCCTTGTCGGTCCTTCCGATCATGTCCAAGTCCACGTCGGCCACGATCTTGTCGCGCGGGATGGGGCAGGAGGCCAGGAAATGCCGCGAGCCGAGCAGGCCGCTCTCCTCGCCGGCAAAGAGGACGAAGACGGCCGAGCGCTTGAGCGGCTTGGCCGCCACGGCCTCGGCGATCTCCATCACCCCGGCGCAGCCGCTGGCGTTGTCGTCGGCCCCGTTGCGGATGGCGCCGGTCGAGTCGGGCGTCAGATGGTCGAGGTGCGCGGTTACGGCCACATACTCGTTCTTCAGCTCGGGATCCGTCCCTTCCACGATCCCGACCACGTTCCAGGCCGGTAGAGGCTCGGCGTCGAAGGCCGCCGCGACTGTAGCCGTGACCCCTTTTAGCGGGCCCGGCTTGATCTTGGCCGCGTCCGCCTCCGGCTTTTTCGGAGTTCCGGCCTGCCCGGCCATGATGGCTAGGGCGGTCTCGGATTTTAGGGTGATGATCCAGGGAATGAACGCGGGAGCGGCCTGGTTATCGTAGACGATTTGGGGCGATTCGGCCTTGGTGCGGTTCTTGTCGAGCAGGGCGGCCATCGAAGGATCGGTCACCATGATGACGCCGGCCGCTTTAAGCGACAGCAGGCCCATCAGCTTTTGCGACCAGCCGAGGACGGAGCTATATGTTTTATGGAGGGCCTCCGGCAGGACGGGCTTGCCCTTCTTGAGAGGCGCCCCCGGCCAGATCAGGACGAGCTTGCCTTCGACGTTCAGACCTTTGAAATCGTCCCAGCCGGCGGCCGTTTCGCGGATGCCGAAGCCGGCGAAGACGAGTTCGAGCGTGCGGCCTTGGCAGGGCAGGATATCGCCCTCGAGCCATTTGAAGTCCCTGCCGTGCGTCAGGACGATCTCTCCCTTGGGCGTCTTAACGGTCAGGATCGGCGTGTCCTTCGAGGTCCGTTTTTGGATGGGGACGGGCTGAAGATAAGCCGGCTTGCCGTCGACTTGGAGCCCGGGTTTGAGCCCGGCCGCCTTGAACTGGCTTTCCCCGTAGCGGGCGGCGATTTCGTAGCCTTTCGAGGCGATGTAGCGCCCTTCCAGGGCGTCCGAGGCCAGGAAATAGATGTGGTGCTTGATCTCCGCGGCCGTGATCGACGCGGCGGGGGAGGAGGCCTCTTGGGCTCCGAGAAGGGTCAATAAGGACGCGGACATCAGGAGGAAAGGCGCGATTCGGCCATGTTTCGGCATGCGATGTCTCCTTCCAGTGCGGCGGCTCGGGACGCTTCGGGAAGCGGACCATCCCGCTCTTTAAATGATACGAAGCCGGGGCGCAAAAAGTTCGATCCCGGCTCCGTTTCGAGATGTTTGGCGGCTTCCGGGGAAGGTTCCGCGCCAAACGTCCGCAACCCGTCCCGACTCCATCGCGGATGGCCGTTTTCGCCGCTTCGTCTTGAAATCCACCCCCCGTCCGGAGTATCATTCAGCGTTTACTTGCTCTCAATCACCAAAGGAGATCGCGTCATGCTCAGAAAGTATGTCTATTTCTTCGGCGCCGGAGCGGCCGAAGGAAACATGAAGATGAAGAACCTCCTCGGCGGCAAGGGCGCCAACCTGGCCGAGATGGCCGGGATCGGGCTGCCCGTCCCGCCGGGCTTCACCGTTTCGACCGAAGTCTGCGACCTGTTCTACAAGAGCCGGAAGCGGATCCCGAACGAAGTCCGGCTGGAGGTCGAGAAAAACCTCAAGCGGCTGGAGAAGGCCGTCGGCCAGACCTTCGGTGACGACAAAAATCCCCTGCTCGTCTCGGTCCGTTCGGGGGCTCGGGCGTCCATGCCCGGCATGATGGACACTATCCTCAACCTCGGCCTGAACGAGAAGACGGTGGCCGCCCTGATCGCCAAGACCGGCAACCCGCGCTTCGCCTACGACTGCTACCGCCGCTTCGTCCAGATGTACGGCGACGTCGTCCTCGGCCTCAAGCCGCAGCACAAGGACGAGATCGATCCGTTCGAAGAGATCATCGAGGCCCGCAAGAACGCCAAGAAGATCAAGCTGGACACCGAGCTGACCGCCGATGACCTGAAAGACCTGGTCGCCGCTTTCAAGATGGCGATCAAAGCGAAGACCGGCCACGACTTCCCCGAGGACCCGCGCCAGCAGCTCTGGGGCGCCATCGGGGCCGTTTTCAGCTCCTGGATGAACGACCGGGCCATCGCCTATCGCAAGCTCTACGACATCCCCGAGTCGTGGGGCACCGCCGTCAACATCCAGCTCATGGTCTTCGGCAACATGGGTCGCGACTCCGGCACCGGCGTCGCCTTTACCCGCGATGCCGCGACCGGCGAGAACATCTTCTACGGCGAGTACCTGATGGACGCCCAGGGCGAGGACGTTGTGGCCGGCACGCGCACGCCGCTTCCGATCGCCG
The genomic region above belongs to Candidatus Aminicenantes bacterium and contains:
- a CDS encoding M20/M25/M40 family metallo-hydrolase, whose amino-acid sequence is MPKHGRIAPFLLMSASLLTLLGAQEASSPAASITAAEIKHHIYFLASDALEGRYIASKGYEIAARYGESQFKAAGLKPGLQVDGKPAYLQPVPIQKRTSKDTPILTVKTPKGEIVLTHGRDFKWLEGDILPCQGRTLELVFAGFGIRETAAGWDDFKGLNVEGKLVLIWPGAPLKKGKPVLPEALHKTYSSVLGWSQKLMGLLSLKAAGVIMVTDPSMAALLDKNRTKAESPQIVYDNQAAPAFIPWIITLKSETALAIMAGQAGTPKKPEADAAKIKPGPLKGVTATVAAAFDAEPLPAWNVVGIVEGTDPELKNEYVAVTAHLDHLTPDSTGAIRNGADDNASGCAGVMEIAEAVAAKPLKRSAVFVLFAGEESGLLGSRHFLASCPIPRDKIVADVDLDMIGRTDKANEADRAEYALDTDTVTPEFRKMLIAVNERTVRWPLKLDRLGSAGSDNMTFANFGIPGVFFFSGSHADYHRATDDAEKIDYAKAEAIARLAYELTAELGNVPLPWKK